A region from the Halobellus litoreus genome encodes:
- a CDS encoding carboxymuconolactone decarboxylase family protein, translating into MARIDLLDPNESDDPAVREFAPKVTAPDGSVGKHFQAETHFPPVMMQVYEARLDLARRGDLGTELFTKLAVAVSMANACTYCTGAYAKQLSPRLGGDEATREWQLALANGDLDGTEALVIDFALDVLADPDSVTDEDFEALRETCEFTDKTFVELLYTVNIVSGYNRVTMATDLGYDHDYPEEWADPDSYPDGFRPSA; encoded by the coding sequence ATGGCACGAATCGATCTCCTCGACCCGAACGAGTCCGACGACCCGGCTGTGCGGGAGTTCGCCCCGAAGGTGACCGCCCCCGACGGATCGGTCGGCAAGCACTTCCAGGCCGAGACGCACTTCCCGCCGGTGATGATGCAGGTGTACGAGGCCCGCCTCGACCTCGCGCGGAGGGGAGACCTCGGCACCGAACTGTTCACGAAACTCGCCGTCGCGGTCTCGATGGCGAACGCGTGCACGTACTGCACCGGGGCCTACGCCAAGCAGTTGTCGCCGCGCCTCGGCGGCGACGAGGCGACCCGCGAGTGGCAACTCGCGCTCGCGAACGGCGACCTCGACGGAACGGAAGCGCTCGTGATCGATTTCGCGCTCGACGTGCTCGCCGACCCCGATTCGGTGACCGACGAGGACTTCGAGGCGCTCCGGGAGACGTGCGAGTTCACGGACAAGACGTTCGTCGAACTGCTCTACACCGTCAACATCGTCTCGGGATACAACCGGGTGACGATGGCGACGGATCTCGGATACGATCACGACTACCCGGAGGAGTGGGCGGATCCGGACTCCTACCCCGACGGATTCCGGCCGTCGGCGTAA
- a CDS encoding ribbon-helix-helix domain-containing protein: MPKISVEIPEELLEDLDEHVGDDGKFVNRSDAVRASIRKTLDLLDEIDSRHGRIDDE, from the coding sequence ATGCCCAAAATAAGCGTCGAGATTCCCGAGGAACTCCTCGAAGACCTCGACGAGCACGTCGGCGACGACGGCAAGTTCGTCAACCGGAGCGACGCGGTGCGCGCTTCGATCCGCAAGACGCTGGATCTGCTCGACGAGATCGACTCCCGGCACGGGCGGATCGACGATGAGTGA
- a CDS encoding queuosine precursor transporter: MSEARTQAGQIALVALFVTALTTAQLTASKLLAFGLPFEFPVTGASIVLPGAALAYALTFFASDCYSELYGRRAAQVMVNVGFAMNFVLLALVWSTILAPAANPESAAQYRAVLAPGTNIVLGSLLAYLVSQNWDVLVFHRIRDATGASMLWLRNIASTATSQAIDTVLFVAIAFYVAPRVLGFGAQFEIPVILSLIVGQYLLKLLIALVDTPFVYAVVAFFGGSTIDDDENAWAAD; encoded by the coding sequence ATGAGTGAGGCGCGGACGCAGGCCGGCCAGATCGCACTCGTGGCGCTGTTCGTGACCGCGCTGACGACGGCGCAACTGACGGCGTCGAAACTGCTTGCGTTCGGGCTCCCGTTCGAGTTCCCGGTGACGGGCGCGAGCATCGTGCTCCCGGGCGCGGCGCTGGCGTACGCGCTGACCTTCTTCGCCTCGGACTGCTACTCCGAACTGTACGGCCGCCGCGCGGCGCAGGTGATGGTCAACGTCGGCTTCGCGATGAATTTCGTCCTGCTCGCGCTCGTCTGGAGCACCATCCTCGCGCCCGCGGCGAACCCCGAGTCGGCCGCGCAGTACCGCGCGGTGCTCGCCCCTGGGACGAACATCGTCCTCGGGAGCCTGCTCGCGTACCTCGTCAGCCAGAACTGGGACGTCCTCGTCTTCCACCGCATCCGCGACGCCACCGGCGCGTCGATGCTGTGGCTTCGCAACATCGCCTCGACGGCGACGAGTCAGGCGATCGACACGGTGCTGTTCGTCGCCATCGCGTTCTACGTCGCCCCGCGGGTGCTCGGGTTCGGCGCGCAGTTCGAGATCCCGGTGATCCTCTCGCTGATCGTCGGCCAATACCTGCTGAAACTGCTCATCGCCCTGGTCGACACGCCGTTCGTCTACGCGGTCGTCGCGTTCTTCGGCGGGTCGACGATCGACGACGACGAGAACGCCTGGGCGGCCGACTGA
- a CDS encoding 23S rRNA (uridine(2552)-2'-O)-methyltransferase, with protein MTRKDHYYNKAKQEGYRARSAYKLKQLDEAAGLFGPGNTVVDLGAAPGGWLQVAAEAVGDRGTVVGVDFQRIRDLEHDNVETIRGDMTEEDTKAELKEKIGDDGADVVISDMAPNMTGEYSLDHARSVHLARQALEVALELLPAGGDFAAKVFDGQDLDDLREDVDREFEYVRSIRPDASRDSSSELYLVGKHRITAPVREGEELDVVVDDVGSEGDGVVKIDGYALFVPGTETGDSVRIRVTDVKAKFGFAEVVDEA; from the coding sequence ATGACACGAAAGGACCACTACTACAACAAGGCCAAACAGGAGGGCTACCGCGCCCGCTCGGCGTACAAACTGAAGCAACTCGACGAGGCTGCGGGCCTGTTCGGTCCCGGGAACACCGTCGTCGACCTCGGGGCCGCCCCCGGCGGGTGGCTGCAGGTGGCCGCCGAGGCCGTCGGCGACCGCGGAACCGTCGTCGGCGTCGACTTCCAGCGGATCCGCGACCTAGAGCACGACAACGTCGAGACGATCCGCGGCGATATGACCGAGGAGGACACCAAAGCCGAACTGAAGGAGAAAATCGGCGACGACGGCGCGGACGTCGTGATCTCCGATATGGCGCCGAATATGACCGGCGAGTACTCGCTGGATCACGCTCGCTCGGTCCATCTCGCCCGCCAGGCCCTTGAGGTCGCGCTCGAACTCCTCCCGGCCGGCGGCGACTTCGCCGCGAAGGTGTTCGACGGCCAGGACCTCGACGACCTCCGCGAAGACGTCGACCGGGAGTTCGAGTACGTCCGCTCGATCCGCCCGGACGCCTCCAGGGACTCCTCTTCGGAACTCTATCTGGTCGGCAAACACCGGATCACGGCACCCGTCCGCGAGGGCGAGGAACTCGACGTCGTCGTCGACGACGTCGGCAGCGAGGGCGACGGCGTCGTCAAGATCGACGGCTACGCGCTGTTCGTCCCCGGGACGGAGACGGGCGATTCCGTTCGGATCCGCGTCACCGACGTCAAGGCGAAGTTCGGCTTCGCCGAGGTCGTCGACGAAGCATAG
- a CDS encoding cytochrome c maturation protein CcmE: MRRKNKLLVTTVGILILLTTLGVTSMNASAAFVSPTQVSESDGAYQGDWVNLEGVVTDLDADGAAITFEVTDENHTVPVVYEGTLPDTLQDGRVVVAKGQFDGDRLVANKLSVRAHEGEERPESTR; this comes from the coding sequence GTGCGCCGGAAGAACAAACTGCTCGTCACGACCGTCGGGATACTCATCCTCTTGACCACTCTCGGCGTGACGAGTATGAACGCCTCGGCCGCGTTCGTGTCGCCGACCCAGGTCTCCGAGTCGGATGGAGCGTATCAGGGCGATTGGGTCAATCTCGAGGGCGTCGTCACTGACCTCGACGCCGACGGAGCGGCGATCACCTTCGAGGTGACCGACGAGAACCACACCGTTCCGGTAGTGTACGAAGGGACGTTACCCGACACACTTCAGGACGGCCGCGTCGTCGTCGCCAAAGGACAGTTCGACGGCGACCGACTGGTCGCGAACAAGCTCTCCGTCCGAGCACACGAAGGCGAGGAACGCCCCGAGAGCACTCGATGA
- a CDS encoding ABC transporter ATP-binding protein, with amino-acid sequence MTPEEEERSGPASEPPAVEVDEVTKSYGHFTAVDRLSFAVEHGSTVGLFGPNGAGKTTLLRMIAGLARPTRGTITVDGVRLTPDDYTAYRTMGIVTHETMLYDELTARENLRFHADLHGVDDPTGRCASVLETVGLSHRGSDRPRTFSHGLRKRLSLARALLHDPDVLLLDEPYTGLDQRSVADLESVLDGFDDRTVLLTTHDLERGVARCDRAIVVDHGRLEADLVLDDGTSFAATYRRILGVDSESERAGERAG; translated from the coding sequence ATGACGCCAGAGGAGGAGGAGCGGTCGGGACCGGCCTCGGAACCGCCGGCCGTCGAAGTCGACGAGGTGACGAAATCCTACGGACACTTCACCGCCGTCGACCGCCTGTCGTTCGCGGTCGAGCACGGCTCGACGGTCGGGCTTTTCGGACCGAACGGCGCAGGGAAGACGACGTTGCTTCGGATGATCGCCGGACTCGCGCGGCCGACCCGCGGGACCATCACGGTCGACGGCGTGCGACTCACCCCGGACGATTACACCGCCTACCGAACGATGGGTATCGTCACCCACGAGACGATGCTGTACGACGAACTCACCGCTCGGGAGAATCTCAGATTCCACGCTGATCTCCACGGCGTCGACGACCCCACCGGCCGGTGTGCGTCGGTGCTCGAGACAGTCGGGTTATCCCACCGCGGGAGCGACCGGCCGAGGACGTTCTCACACGGGCTTCGAAAACGGCTGTCGCTCGCTCGAGCGCTGCTCCACGACCCCGACGTGCTGTTGCTCGACGAACCGTACACTGGACTCGACCAGCGCTCCGTCGCCGACCTCGAATCGGTCCTCGACGGGTTCGACGACCGGACAGTCCTCCTGACGACGCACGACCTCGAACGCGGTGTCGCCCGCTGCGACAGGGCGATCGTCGTCGACCACGGCCGACTCGAGGCGGACCTCGTGCTCGACGACGGGACGTCGTTCGCCGCGACGTATCGCCGGATACTGGGCGTCGACTCCGAGTCGGAACGCGCGGGGGAACGAGCAGGATGA
- a CDS encoding heme exporter protein CcmB: MKAFLRAVYRVFRKDLRIEQRTKQVTTTVAVFALLVVLVFAFSFVQTLQSSALLGRGALWVAFVFAGTFGVTKTTELEDRNGALDGLLIAPVDRSAIYLGKVLSTAAFVFAVSLVTLGATAVFLGYSPSMPTAVSVVAVLLVTAVGFSAIGVVVSVLTFRSGLGELALPVLLVPLVVPLLLAGVELTAALESGAPLGGWLRLLGLYTGIVLLAGVATFEYVVEE; encoded by the coding sequence ATGAAGGCGTTTCTCCGCGCGGTGTACCGGGTCTTCAGGAAGGATCTCCGGATCGAACAGCGGACGAAGCAAGTGACGACGACCGTCGCCGTCTTCGCGCTGCTCGTCGTGCTCGTGTTCGCGTTCAGTTTCGTCCAGACGCTCCAGAGTTCGGCGCTGCTCGGACGCGGTGCACTTTGGGTCGCCTTCGTGTTCGCCGGGACGTTCGGCGTCACGAAGACGACCGAACTCGAAGACCGAAACGGGGCGCTCGATGGCCTGCTGATCGCCCCGGTGGACCGCTCGGCGATCTACCTCGGGAAAGTGCTCAGCACGGCGGCGTTCGTTTTCGCGGTGAGTCTGGTGACGTTGGGCGCGACTGCGGTCTTTCTCGGCTACAGTCCGTCGATGCCGACGGCGGTCTCTGTCGTGGCCGTGCTCCTCGTCACCGCCGTCGGATTTTCCGCTATCGGCGTCGTCGTCTCGGTTCTGACGTTTCGATCGGGCCTCGGCGAACTCGCGCTGCCGGTCCTCCTCGTGCCGCTCGTCGTGCCGCTACTCTTAGCCGGGGTCGAGCTCACCGCGGCGCTCGAAAGCGGCGCGCCGCTCGGTGGTTGGCTCCGACTCCTTGGGCTGTACACCGGAATCGTGCTACTCGCTGGCGTCGCGACGTTCGAGTACGTCGTCGAAGAGTGA
- a CDS encoding halocyanin domain-containing protein has protein sequence MSEQPKRSTDRRAFLRRTAIGLGAAATSGLASGTATAQSEPDYGGWFDGVSNYEGTYDYTGQSEVTVAVGSEANGGYYGFGPAAIRVDPGTTVVWEWTGEGNSHNVVAEDGSFESELYSAPGETFEHTFESEGTYTYYCAPHQSLGMLGAVVVGGSGGLDSSQVEQPLLEASGGGDSGGGGSGGESGGGSEGSGTPISFENATFVTILALGLLSPVFFGVFLLLKQTDSAEPPAKAE, from the coding sequence ATGTCAGAGCAACCCAAGAGATCGACCGACCGACGAGCGTTCCTGCGCCGGACCGCGATCGGACTCGGCGCGGCAGCCACGAGTGGCCTCGCCAGCGGCACCGCGACCGCCCAATCGGAGCCGGATTACGGCGGCTGGTTCGACGGCGTTTCCAACTACGAAGGAACCTACGACTACACCGGCCAATCGGAGGTGACCGTCGCAGTCGGCTCCGAGGCCAACGGCGGGTACTACGGCTTCGGCCCCGCGGCGATTCGGGTCGACCCCGGAACCACCGTCGTCTGGGAGTGGACCGGCGAGGGGAACAGCCATAACGTCGTCGCCGAGGACGGCAGCTTCGAGAGCGAACTCTACAGCGCTCCTGGCGAGACGTTCGAACACACCTTCGAGAGCGAGGGAACGTACACGTACTACTGCGCTCCGCACCAGTCCCTCGGAATGCTCGGAGCAGTCGTCGTCGGCGGCAGCGGCGGCCTCGATTCGAGCCAGGTCGAACAGCCGCTTCTCGAAGCCAGCGGCGGTGGGGACAGCGGCGGTGGCGGCAGCGGCGGCGAATCGGGCGGTGGATCCGAGGGATCGGGGACGCCGATATCCTTCGAGAACGCAACGTTCGTCACCATCCTCGCGCTCGGACTGCTCTCTCCGGTCTTCTTCGGTGTGTTCCTCCTTCTCAAGCAGACCGACTCCGCGGAACCGCCGGCGAAGGCCGAGTGA
- a CDS encoding CcmD family protein, translating to MEPLLLAGYSALFVAFFGYVTYLQRRMARLERRLEDAQA from the coding sequence ATGGAACCACTACTCCTGGCTGGCTACTCCGCGCTCTTCGTCGCGTTTTTCGGATACGTGACGTATCTGCAGCGTCGGATGGCGCGGCTCGAACGGCGACTCGAAGACGCACAGGCGTAA
- the ccsA gene encoding cytochrome c biogenesis protein CcsA, which yields MNGSSSTDDGDARGSRSSNVRFARILATVTAFLHRVTGSRFVAWGAFGFGLLSMLLIFGVASDTMYGIEHGANLLAYWHISLAWVAAAALGSTFVGSALYLRYRGPFWSRLAHSSGELGFLFATLTLLLGSAWGRVIWNSWWEWTDVRLVTFLIVWFIYAGYLVVYSATEAQSGDRYAAVYGVVGFVTVPLSYASTRLWTPTFHETTIGNSGVSANIDPLTLVVTLVAATFLYLYLLGIRIRIHELEQHVRRAQLSRRR from the coding sequence ATGAACGGTAGCTCATCGACGGACGACGGGGACGCTCGCGGGAGCAGAAGCAGCAACGTTCGGTTCGCCCGGATTCTCGCCACGGTCACGGCGTTTCTCCACCGCGTGACAGGAAGTCGGTTCGTCGCGTGGGGCGCGTTCGGCTTCGGACTACTCTCGATGCTCCTGATCTTCGGGGTCGCGTCGGACACGATGTACGGCATCGAACACGGCGCGAACCTCCTCGCGTACTGGCACATCTCGCTCGCGTGGGTCGCCGCGGCCGCGCTCGGGTCGACGTTCGTCGGCAGCGCGCTGTATCTGCGCTACCGAGGTCCGTTCTGGAGCCGGCTGGCCCACAGTTCCGGTGAACTGGGTTTTCTCTTTGCGACGCTGACGCTGCTCCTCGGCAGCGCGTGGGGGCGGGTCATCTGGAACTCCTGGTGGGAGTGGACCGACGTCAGGCTGGTGACGTTCCTGATCGTGTGGTTCATCTACGCCGGTTATCTCGTGGTCTACTCCGCGACCGAGGCTCAGTCGGGCGACCGGTACGCGGCGGTCTACGGGGTCGTCGGGTTCGTGACCGTGCCGCTTTCGTACGCATCCACGCGGCTCTGGACGCCGACGTTCCACGAGACCACGATCGGAAACAGCGGCGTCAGCGCGAACATCGACCCGCTGACGCTCGTCGTGACGCTCGTCGCGGCAACCTTCCTCTATCTCTACCTCCTAGGCATTCGGATCCGCATCCACGAACTCGAACAGCACGTTCGCAGAGCACAGCTCTCACGGAGGCGATAA
- a CDS encoding cytochrome c biogenesis CcdA family protein has protein sequence MITDPTAVTVFLAGVLTILTPCCLPMIPVLVVGANGHRLRPVAIVVGSTVTFTALGVLTGMIGSVTPDTVRAPFAILMLAFGAVMADDDLNEVYSRYASRLAGRASRLSNRVDEEAYPLGNAFAVGLLLGVIWLPCVGPVLGGVLAYVGTTSDVVGSARLLATYGAGFSIPLLGVAYLGQAGSSRLFDSVASGASTESFRTATGYALIALGIAVLFGFDKLALASVTTWL, from the coding sequence ACCCGACCGCCGTCACCGTCTTTCTCGCGGGGGTATTGACGATTCTGACTCCGTGTTGTCTTCCGATGATTCCCGTCCTCGTCGTTGGCGCGAACGGCCACCGGTTGCGGCCGGTCGCCATCGTCGTCGGGAGCACGGTGACGTTCACCGCCCTCGGTGTCCTGACCGGGATGATCGGCTCGGTGACGCCTGACACCGTCCGTGCGCCGTTCGCCATCCTGATGCTGGCGTTCGGGGCTGTGATGGCCGACGACGACCTCAACGAGGTCTACTCGCGGTACGCCTCCCGCCTCGCCGGACGGGCATCGCGGCTTTCCAACCGCGTCGACGAGGAGGCCTATCCGCTGGGCAACGCGTTCGCGGTAGGGCTGCTCCTAGGCGTCATCTGGCTCCCCTGTGTCGGCCCCGTCCTCGGTGGCGTCTTGGCGTACGTCGGGACGACTTCGGACGTCGTCGGCAGCGCTCGGCTGTTGGCGACGTACGGGGCCGGCTTTTCGATTCCGCTCTTGGGCGTCGCGTACCTCGGACAGGCCGGCAGCAGTCGGCTGTTCGACTCGGTCGCGAGCGGCGCGTCGACAGAATCGTTCCGGACGGCGACCGGCTACGCGCTCATCGCGCTCGGGATCGCCGTGCTCTTCGGGTTCGACAAACTTGCACTCGCATCGGTAACGACTTGGCTCTAA